atataaaataaaatggataTTGCTGGTCAGTATTACAACAATGATAACATATATTCTCAATGAGTTTGCCTTATgagtttgaatatttaaaaacttttgaAGGGTTGAATTAACATATCATGATTATGTACTGTTTTATTTCTGTAGCTAAAAAGCTTAATTGAGCAAGATAGCATATAATGATCTCAGTTATTTagctttattatttaattcaattcatgtttatttctatagtacttttacaatgtaggttgtgctaaagcagcttaacagagaagttctagtaaactgaaacggTGTCAGTCCAATTTGTAGAgaggttcagtttagttcagttcattgtggtttaattttcacggTTGAAAGTCCAGCAAATCCACAAGctagaaaaaaaacttcaccaattgaagaaagtgaaggggaaaaaataaacctaTTAAATGAAATAGACTTGCTTTTGACACTGGTgccttttagggtgctttcacatctgtggtttggTTCATTTGGGCAAcaaattgttgcattttctgctgttttcgggtccttttcacaccacactgattggctgtttctcaatatgcgttcttcagcggtcttgcgtcctcgtgttctcgtgaaacgtcatcatcagctgcctaagttcagttccaatactcaagactgcaagtacggaggacgcgtgaaacttcccggatgtgttcttgatatcgaggacgcaccgatgcagacttgagcatcgaactcactctggaagtcccagaagtcatggcgactggaggtgggaagcgctgcattttatctagatttattattaaagttcatagatatgaattatttacctcaggagtttccctaaatgaaacggtgaaagtaaacattaccatgaacatcttaataaaggaataaacacattaagggtgtttgtttgctgaaattcgtattaaaatcagttttttttttatattgtgcaacatatatttataatgtttttatgcaaagtatatattttgaaaagggtaaaaacaataaatcgttgtatgaaggctgtaatgtttaaataatttactatttaaaacacgtgaaggtcatgtgaccatcaggaagaacgcagcgtctcaattctcaaaggacgagttctctgccctcgcggtctcctgagttcgttcttctgaggacacaagtctgttctctgcgttcttggaattgagaaacagccattgctTTGGTCTGAagcagttgaaaagaaccaaaatgctgtcatgtgacaaaatccacatcactcattggccagatgttattgcaTGTATTTCCTAAACtacttttcgattggtcagaattaacgtgcgggaaaatgccaatggaactctcgctagtaaacaaaccggcagacacaaaatgtcgcttttgacTATGGAGAGACGACCCTGGTCatactaaatattttgtttatatgaaatatgaaatatgaaaaaagggttaacctaggtgccctttaactacaacataagtcacaagagttcatgtgtgaataacagctaccttaattacttgttagtacatgttgttaatttagttgttaagctaaatgtaaccaacatgaactgaTGATATGGTAATGTAAATTAATATGACTTTACATGGATGAGCATATCACCATTAACTCATCCACCATTAACAtaaactcctgtgtttaaactgttaatGCTGGTGTTGACTGAGCACTTTTtcattgttattcagtgtaaacgcaatgacataaaaatgtggaaaaggagTTCATGAGTATAATAATGTGCCCcatcaagtaaagtcatgatttgattatacattaacatgtcatgagttcatgatggttaaactAAGattaaactaatgtggtaattaataccataattaacaaacaatcatgtactaacaagtaattagggtagccattattcacacaaGAACTCATGTGACTcttgttgtagttaaagttagttcacgATTAGCGCATGCCTTATCATAAGAtcataataaattatgtttagtCATATTAGTCATTATAACTTGACAGTAGTTTAGTCATTACCAACTTAACTTGCATACATGACTAACGTGAACTTTAGACCAGTTTTCTGTCTATCCAACATGCTCCTCAGCAAAATCTGATTTATAAAGaaagtgtgttaaggcacattgttggtgctttgctattttgagaaactgaaacagacaatgccattgaccaactaaaagctggtctaaaatcCAGCACAGAGTGtattagttatgtgcctatgcaggttcaaactcttaatatacacaggatgtacatcaatacaaaaatatctttacatatgaaaaaaaaaggattaaaatggtaaaaaaaattgttatcgactgcataaataataataaaaaataaaaaaacacactacctttatgccttcttcatctcgggggtcttttttcagtttattcatgacaatttgcatttgtattatgttattattattatcagtattatttattaaatacatattcatacttgttttaataaaaacaagtttagatttgtccacttgtcgGATTTTGGAGACATATgcgtcaccatatggggcataagagtaggatgtgtatttggatataactcagtttttttcaacactttgttattatttatttatttgtttgctggaaatcagagctgagtttagaaatagttttaaaacaaatctttgcgcttaacaaatgaaattaaatatgtaggctaatggatatcttcAGTGGAgggcgtacaacactgtttccttatccacaaaagtaaaggagtaaaataaagaataaatggaaagtaaagaggctgaatggaggaggctcgttctttatacTCGCGCTGCAGagggtctgtttaactgtttcctcgctagtaaagcgttcagtttttccacttacaaagtccaccatgtaaatagcatatGCGCCACGGACCGacacaactgactcctaaagggaatgagagatgagactggtttaatgcactttatgctcaaaacacacccataactcattatgagaattttactgcagtaaccaagacGACACTATTTTTCCTGCTGTTCTACAGGCACCACGTGCTGGATTAGCATTTTAGTTCAGTATATGAATAACGTTTTAATTTAGGACTCgtttcttacaatcagtatttaCTAAACATGCTGTAAGTTAAAATGTCGCCAATGTTACTGGTTGAAACCTAAAGTAGTGGAGAGGTCTTAAAATGTACGAAGTCTTAAAAAGAGGTCTTATTAAATTTCATTCTTGATTCCTGTTTATACTAAATAGCATATTTAGTTAAATAGCTCAAAAAATTGCCAACAATAAAACTCAAAtttgagcattttttttacattttaaaggggacctaataTGCAAAAGTCAATTTCTGTAAGAGGTTTAAACACTGCACTGGCAACAGTGCGTTAATTTAGCCAGTTCCTAAGTTacaattaattaatgattttttttataatcacacctTAGCGGTagaaacactttgacattctCCCTTCATACGTGTCATCAgtgggggaaagccccgcccatttgcGACAAACTTTCCGTCATTaacatagacagccctgagtgtgAAGCAGGCGTTTACTATTTGTTCAGAAATGACGCTCTGATCAactttgttttctatttttaggGCTCACAGAACACCAGAGATGAAGAACGACAGTTTATGCAATGAATCTCAGTTTCAAATCGACCTTCTCCCACCCATGTATGGCATTGAGATGACTGTGGCCCTGCTGGGCAATATATTTGCCCTGTGGCTCCTGGGGACCAGAGAGAGGAAGGACTGGCACACTGGTGTAGTGTTCTCCTGTAACCTGGCCATCAGCGATGTTCTTTACATCCTGACCCTCCCTTTGCTCATCATTTACTATGGCAAGAAGAAGAATTGGACCTTTGGGGATGCTGTATGCAAGATCGAACGCTTCCTCTTCACCAGCAACCTCTATGTCAGCATTTTCTTCATCATGTGCATCAGCGTCAACAGATACATTGCCATCGTGTACCCCTTCTTCACCCGGAGCTACGTGCGCCCTGTACACGCAAAGATCGCAAGTGTGCTGGTGTGGTTCATCGTGATCATCACTTCATCACCGGTTTTCAGTTTCGCTGGAACCGAAGTCGTGGAATCAGATCGCGTACACAACCGCACTCTTTGCGTCTCTTGCAAAGATAAAAGTAGGGCGAAATCCCATTTAAAGTACACGTTGTTTCTTATGGTTGTTGGATGCATGATTCCTTTTCTAGTTACCTTTGCGTCCTATTTGGGTGTGATTTggactgttttgaaaaataagaACATCACCACATTAGAGAAGAGAAAAGTGGCTCTGATGGTCGCTCTTGTCTGCATTCTTTACGCGACGTCGTTTGTCCCCTATCACTTTCTGCAGACTTATCACGTGTACCTGAAGTCAGAGAATTTAAAAGAGTGCTGGTTGTATAATTCATACCAAGTCTCCAAAGGTCTGGCCACGCTGAACATGTGCTTGCATCCGCTTTTGTACATGGCTGTGTTCGACAGCATACGGACAGTTTGCTGTGGAAGAAGCTCAGATGATTGATTTTTATACAAACTATATCTTGGCCAAAAGCTCACACAGTGGTTTCCTGCTGTAGATTATGCTTAGGGTTTCCTTTTATGCTTGTGCTCTGTGTTTGCACGCCAACAAACCACAAACCAAATGGAAATTATGTTTAACTGACATTTAAAATGCTTCAACTGTGTTCGCTGTAAAGAAATGCAAATTAAAGATATTTAAGagaaaaaatgctgtttaaaattttgtttaaagaatattttacaccttttttatgatttaatattaatattatggttcttctgagtgtgccagtttaggttcagttcaacacacagttcagatgtttttattataatgtgttaaacagTGTtgttttgggggcgtgtacacagtttgctgttttaggggtgtgttgcttcacatgaaaattagtttcaaattcccgcccaacgtaacaagggggcggagccaagagctcccatgctctgtgtttggcaacaaaCAGGAAGACAGAGAAGCTgcatgagaggatcagcattcagccgtaaaTGTACGCCTCGGCCACAGACCAAGCAGAACTAAACCAAAAACCACCAGCTATACAGACTCTAGACAGCCtctaacaagctgtctgtatcaacacacacacacacacataagcaccaagcaagtgacacacacacacacacataggcatctctctttctctctttctctctcacacacacacagagcaacaGACAAGCTAAAtgcagcatcacgctgtctcattcacacccatacatgCACGTGCTCGCTCGCCTTTAGTGACAGCGCTTTGACTCACACTCTGAAAATTGTGGACGTGAAACGACAAACTGAGAATTAGGTGGTGCgtgctagagatctgcgcgggactaaattttgaatcccgcacccgccaggttttagcccgaacccgaccgctcccgcttatattaagaatttattgtctcgctgcccgacccgccccgttttctggccgccgcgcccgatcccgctaaagagcgggggagaacaaaaccgaaaatcccccagctatacagtccagacagccaagctgtctgtataaacacacacacagcaccaagcacacacacacagacaaatctctctctctttcatacgcgcgcgcactaacacacacaagcaccgagcagacacacaggcgtttgctgttatatcaactcaaagggttgtaataccatgtatcaagtaccaatgtaataccaaaaggttttatataaaggtatataaatactgagtcgcgccagctctaGGCCGCatcgcacattactctcgggccgattctcgcttacggccgccacatctggcccgattgatttgGACcagaatcgggcagtgagtccacaagcatccggagtccggcagccggagctgGGCTgtgtggtaagtctccggcaggcgagaatctagccggaactggcccgagtgtattttgctatctgggaaagctctctctcattcacgcgcgcgcgcactaacatacacacacacaagcaccaagcacacacacaggcaaacctcgctctcgatctctctctctctctctctcattcgcatagttATATCCGCtatattgctagacagcctgctaccgtcccaaattaaacccgttaccaaccactcccgcgatttattcggaaatttatttggtcgggtcctgcggcgcccgcgggacagccgcgggaatgcagacctctagcgcgtgcatgtcaatcaatattggtgggcggggggaccgcattcctacgtcaagttgcggtcgatctaaaaaccgctccaattggtccactgattttatgttgttaaattgagtAAAAGGactttgtgtgtttatatcacccaaaTATGTcgctctatacactatacttacacacatgtctgtccaaacagcttaaaaagtagatttttcaccataggtgccctttaaagaattTGTGAACGCAGATTAGGATCAGATGAAGCGAATCACCTAAAGCAAATGCTGGTGATGTGTCAGTAATAGTGGTTAtgtatcacaaatctcacggtttggATCATATGTCTTTTCTTTAgtcacggatcggaccatttttcggatcagccaaaaagaggAGGAGACACATGTAATTTTCTTTCCGTTTTTATGAAAACAgaactgcaagacacttttggttttaacaaacagaacttaaagcgtgtaattttgttaaaaataaaatgaagaaataatcagctgattAATGAGTAATGTGAAAAGTTAACTATTCCTACTATTGTTGCTGATGACGCTAAATGCATAAATCTAACATTATAGTTTGTACAACCTGAATTTATCGTTagtctcatttttaataaatgattcagttgaccatagtgtgtgaattggagagtgtgtggatgtttcccagcactgagggttGTGGCTGGTAGGACATTCACTGGTAAAACGTTTGCCAGGGTAAATGAAGGTTAATTATGGCAAtccctgataaagcagggaataagccAAATTAAAgtgagcattattattattattatattattattattaagttacaATGTATGTGAATAAGTGTGCATGTGAAAACAGGAGTTTACTGAATAAGCTATTTAATAGAAGATTAATTGTTTACTAGGTGTATAAatgttgaagaattattcagtggcaatGCTTTCCTTCTtgagttaaatgcatatgacagtgattttaataTTTATCATACACAACAGTGGTTTTATCTGAACTATGAACTGTTattccagtacttctgtgttatttgacagTTTGTatcttcataactaactcaaaagactaaagacagaatcttttaatagtttttaatcttttaataaacatgtgctttcccagagatgggttgcggctggaagggcatccgctgcttaaaacttgcaggataagttggcggttcattccgctgtggcgaccccggattaataaagggactaagccgacaagaaaatgaatgaatgaacatgtgcAAATCATTATCACTTATAATTTAGgttgtgtgggtgttgagatcctgatcttttaatgattaatcgtgcagcttacactgtatgcattaatgcaggctaaacaatagtgacagaaaacacctttaataacctaagaaaccaaCCACATAGCGAATAACTCACCACAACTTTTTCCGTCatcatattttacaggaaagcctaaatgctttcatacatgtgattagAAGGATGCGAGAGGCGATTTCTCTCTGTGATCATTACAAATTTAGTattaatctgcaaaaaaaaattattaatccaCAGGTCATGTGTGTTGTGATGCATACGAATCATGGATCAACCGTGATCAGTTACACCCCTAGTCAGtaatacaaattaattttaaGGTAAATCAAAGTACAAAATTAGTCAAAGTAAAGTGGCAAAggtttcaaataacttttgtaaaactaaaatgtcaaaatatgggtgaaaaGTGCATGATCGTTGAGTGTTGCAGAAGTATAcatgttaaaaattaaacattttattcattttcttttctgcttagtccctttattttgtcagaggtcaccacagcggaatgaaccaccaacttacttatccagcatatgttttactcagaggatgcccttgcagctgcaacccagtactgggaaatatccatacatacttattcacacacatacactacagccaatttagtttattcagttcacctacactgcatgtttttggattgtgggggaaaccggagcacccggaggaatctcACGTGAacaaggagagaacatgcaaactccacacagaaatgccaactgatccagccaggactcaaaccagcaaccttcttgctgtgaggtaacagtgctaaccactgagccaccgtgtcaccctataTGGCTGTTTATTTGTAGACATATGGTGTTTCAGTTGCACAGCATAATGGGAATTCCATCATAGTTTacggacattaaaaaaaaaatattgcaaatggTTTGTGCAATGGTTTAAAGTGATATTCACCCAT
This portion of the Danio rerio strain Tuebingen ecotype United States chromosome 3, GRCz12tu, whole genome shotgun sequence genome encodes:
- the p2ry11 gene encoding P2Y purinoceptor 11 isoform X1, translated to MKNDSLCNESQFQIDLLPPMYGIEMTVALLGNIFALWLLGTRERKDWHTGVVFSCNLAISDVLYILTLPLLIIYYGKKKNWTFGDAVCKIERFLFTSNLYVSIFFIMCISVNRYIAIVYPFFTRSYVRPVHAKIASVLVWFIVIITSSPVFSFAGTEVVESDRVHNRTLCVSCKDKSRAKSHLKYTLFLMVVGCMIPFLVTFASYLGVIWTVLKNKNITTLEKRKVALMVALVCILYATSFVPYHFLQTYHVYLKSENLKECWLYNSYQVSKGLATLNMCLHPLLYMAVFDSIRTVCCGRSSDD